One Bacillota bacterium genomic window, AGAGGGCAGGAGCTGTATCGCTTTGCCTGGCAGCACAGTTACTTAGTGGGAAGAGCGTCCGTGTCTTTGCGGGTGCATTCCCTATTGCGCGAAGGCCAGGTCTACTCTGCTTTGCCGCCATGGTTGGCGCTTAGCCTACTCGCCACGCTGGTGTTGGCGCTATGTTAGCCCTGCGGGGCTTTTTCTCGGGACTATGTACTACAATGTGTAGTAGTAAGGAGCAGTAACGGTGATAAAATTTCTGCAAGTAGCACTTAAGAATTTGTTTAGAAGGCGCTTTCGCACCCTCCTGACTATCCTAGGCATCGCCATTGGTATCTCTATGCTCTTTAGCTTCTTGGCTTTTAGTCAAGGATACGAAGCTTCTATGCGGGGGGAGCTAAATAAAATAGGGGCGCATATGCTGGCCATCGCCAAAGGATGCCCCTACGAGGCCACGGCTTTAATTATGCATGGCGGGGTCATAGAAGATTTTCTCACCACCGATGATGTACTGCGGGTCAGTGAAATGCCTAATGTACAGAGCGCCGTCGGCAATTTCATGAACCAAGTTGTGCTCCCTCACGGTAAGAGTGTGGTGGTATTTGGCATGAACGAGTACACTTTCGCTCAAAAACCATGGTGGGTGATTCGCGGTGAGAGATTTACGGGGGAGAACTCCATCATTCTGCCTGAAACTATGGCCACCGAGCTCGGGCTCAACATTGGTGATGTCTACCGGATGCCGGGCAAAGAAATAGATTTCGTCATCAGCGGCCTACTAGAAAAGACAGGCACCCAGGACGACAAATTTGTCTATGTCCCCTTCGCTACTGCCCAGCGCTTGTTTAACGCTGAGGGCAAGGTGACCTCCATCTCCATCTTGCTCGAGGACTTGGGGCGTGTGCAAGAAGTGGTTGACAGTGTGGAGTCACTGCCCGATGTGCAGGCTATTACCATGTCGCAAGTGCTAGCTACTGCGCAAACGCTTATGAGTTCAGCCCAAGCTATGATCAACTCCATTGTAATTATCGCCGTAGTCATCAGTGCGCTGGGTGTCATGAACAGTATCCTCATGTCTGTCTTTGAGCGCACCAAGGAAATCGGCATGATGAAGGCCGTCGGAGCCACGGGGAGCGATATTATCGCCCTCGTATGGATAGAGAGCGTCATTCTGTCGCTGGCGGGTGGCGTGGTTGGCATACTGGCCTCCTTTGCTACAGCGAGTTTCATCGAAACATTTATCCGCGGCCTCATTCCCTTCGCCCCCTTAGGCGAGCTACTCGCCTTTGACGCTAACACGGTGGCAATCAGTCTGATGAGTTCACTTGTGCTTGGTCTAGTCGCAGGGGCTTATCCGGCCATACGAGCTGCGGAGTTAAGTCCCATGGAAGCCATAAGGAGTGAGTAGCATGAGCCTCATAGTAACAAGTAAACTAGGCAAGAACTATCGTCGCGGCAGCGAAACCGTACACGCGCTAGAGGATGCCAGCCTCACCATCAAGGCGGGCGAACTCCTCGCCCTCGTCGGGCCATCTGGTTCCGGCAAGACAACTTTTATGAACTTACTGGGCTGCTTAGACACCCCGAGCTCCGGCAGCTACCTCCTCAATGGACAGGAAGTAGCCGGTCGCAAGGAAAGTGAACTCGTTAAAATTCGGCAGCAAAATATCGGCTTCGTCTTTCAGCAGTTTTTTCTTCTGCCCACTTTGACAGTGCAAGAAAATGTAGAGTTGCCTCTGCTCTTTAACCCCAGTGGCAAGAGCCGGGCGAACGAACTGCTAGAGCTAGTCGGGCTCACCCACCGCAGGCATCACTTACCCAAGGAGCTTAGTGGGGGTGAAATGCAGCGTGTGGCCGTCGCCAGAGCCTTAATTAATCGGCCCAAGATTCTGCTCGCCGACGAACCCACCGGCAACCTCGACAGTAAGAACAGTGAAAAAGTAATGGCACTCTTTAACGACTTGCACAAGCAAGGTCTGACCATTGTCTTGGTTACCCACAACATGGAGATAGCGAAGCACAGTCAGAGAGTAGTTCGTTTGGCAGATGGGCGGATTATCGAAAGCTAGACTAGGTAGGATGAAATGGAAGCTCTGGCGTAAGTGCTAGGGCTTCCATTTTGCTTTACCAGGGCAACTATTACAAAATATTTGCATAATTATCGAAGTGATGATATTATGTGCGTGAAAGTGAGACGGGCGTAGGCCTAAAGGCACCTAAGGACATGGGACATGGCTTATTTTTGTGAAAGGATGAGCAGGATGACGATGTCGGACAGTGGTAAGCGGCTTAAAATTACTACCTTGGGTCACTTTGCTGTCGTAAACGGGAGTAGCTGTATTTCGCATTCCTGTGGTCGCTCGCGAAAGATATGGGATCTATTTAAGTTATTGCTGGTTCACCACGACCGTGTATTAATGCCGGAGTCTATTGTAGAACAGCTGTGGCCCGAAAAACCCTATGATGATGCCAGGGGGGCCGTCCGCACTCTTGTCCATAGGCTGCGGAGTGTGCTGGGTGAAGATATGGACTACATAAAGTTCACTCAAGGGGGCTATACCTTTAGCCTCTACCACGACGTCTGGTTAGATATACATGTTTTCGAGAACACCTGCCGACAAGCGCGACAACTAGCCAAGCAGGGCCTCATGCCAGAAGCTGTGCATCTGTACAAGCAGGGGCTATCGTTGTACCAAGGCGATTTGTTACCTGAATGCCCGTACAGTGATTGGTTGTTGCCCCATAGGGGTCATTACCACAGTCTGTATGTACAGGCCGTTGCTGAGCTGGCGGTATTGCTCGACGAGCAGCATTCCTACGCGGAGCTTGAGGAAGAAGTAACTAGAGCCCTCATGGTTGATTACTACGAAGAAACCCTGCACCTAATTTTACTGCAGACACTGCTGCGAGAAGGTAAATTCACCCAGGCCAAGTGGCATTACGAAAAGGTCACTTCTGTTTTCTACCGCGAAATGGGCCTCAAGCCGAGTGCGGCCATGAAAGGGCTCCTGCGCCTTATCTTAGGGCAAGAGACCGAAAACAACAGGGCGGCGGCAGAACATGTGCCCATACTAGATGCTGTGCCCTGCCAAGAGGAGTCTCGTGGGGCTCTCCTCTGCGAGCGCGAGGTTTTTAGGGTCATCTGTAGCCTAGAGAGCCGCCGTGCGGAGCGGACAGGCAGCACAGGGCAAGTGGCGGTGCTCGCCGTGACGCAGGCCCACATCAGCGATTCACTGCTAGGTGAGAAAGGTGATGAAGGCCACGTTCTCGAAAAGCTGCTACGGGCTGTGTTGCGCAAGGGCGATGTCCTCTGTCGCGATGGCCTTCATCAGTTCTTTGTCCTCCTTCCTGCTACCACTTATGAACAAGCGCAGAGCATCATCAGGCGAGTAGAGGACGCTGCTAAAGAAAGGGGGCTCTTACTAAGAAGGCGTCTACAGCCACTAAGCGCCTCTTAAGGGTCTTAAGTATACATAGCTTCTGCACCGCGGACCAGCGTTGGTCCGCGGCTTTGTCATTCTGTTGGGCTGTTTGTGTTCTAGCGAAATATGTAATTAGTCTGTAATTTAGATGCAACCCCCATAAAACTTGCCTGTATCTAACTTGTAACCCCCTATTGCTACACTGACCTTAGTAAATGAAGAGTAGGAGGGTTTTCTCATGACCAGGCTCGAACAGCGCCGACAGCGCCACCTGCACACACAAGAAAGCTGGCGTGCCTTAGGCAAAGTTGTCTTGTTGCTCTCCTTGGTTGCTCTGCTGCTCCTACCGCCAAAGTTGCCGATGGTTGGAGCAAAGTTTACAAGCTGGGGTCTTTCACAAGGGGCGCTGCGTAGCGGTGACTCATCATACAGTCTATCCTTGCATCCTGGTAGTAGCATGACTAATGACAGCCCAGGGGATCCTGGTCCAGCTTTTAGGGTGGCGGAATGGAGAGGTGGACAGCTCAGTCTAGATTTTGGCACCTACCCTGTCGGCAACAACAGAAATTTTCCGCAGGTTCTCGTGGTGCACAATGCCAGCGGTTGGAGCTCGGGGCTACACTTGCAGCTCAGCGGCGAAGTAGCACAGTTCATCGCCATAGCCGAGCCAAGTGCATGGATCGGCCCACGTGGTAGCATCTCTCTAGGTTTTCGCCTCGCGAGTAGTCCGACTGATAAAGACGGTGAGTTCGTCGGCACCCTGCACATTGTAACTGACAGAGGAATTACGCTCGGCGCGTTACCAGTACGACTAAGGCTGGCTAAGGCCAAGAGTAGCGCTAGTCAAGCTACGTTACCTGCACCCCAAGTATCTGCGCCTGAAGTAGCCCTTAGTGACGAAGGAGGTAGTAGCGCAACTGGCGGTACCCCTTTTGAAGCTGAGGCGCAAAGCTCGGCCGGAGCAGAAGAAAGCGGTGAGA contains:
- a CDS encoding ABC transporter permease translates to MIKFLQVALKNLFRRRFRTLLTILGIAIGISMLFSFLAFSQGYEASMRGELNKIGAHMLAIAKGCPYEATALIMHGGVIEDFLTTDDVLRVSEMPNVQSAVGNFMNQVVLPHGKSVVVFGMNEYTFAQKPWWVIRGERFTGENSIILPETMATELGLNIGDVYRMPGKEIDFVISGLLEKTGTQDDKFVYVPFATAQRLFNAEGKVTSISILLEDLGRVQEVVDSVESLPDVQAITMSQVLATAQTLMSSAQAMINSIVIIAVVISALGVMNSILMSVFERTKEIGMMKAVGATGSDIIALVWIESVILSLAGGVVGILASFATASFIETFIRGLIPFAPLGELLAFDANTVAISLMSSLVLGLVAGAYPAIRAAELSPMEAIRSE
- a CDS encoding ABC transporter ATP-binding protein, producing the protein MSLIVTSKLGKNYRRGSETVHALEDASLTIKAGELLALVGPSGSGKTTFMNLLGCLDTPSSGSYLLNGQEVAGRKESELVKIRQQNIGFVFQQFFLLPTLTVQENVELPLLFNPSGKSRANELLELVGLTHRRHHLPKELSGGEMQRVAVARALINRPKILLADEPTGNLDSKNSEKVMALFNDLHKQGLTIVLVTHNMEIAKHSQRVVRLADGRIIES
- a CDS encoding winged helix-turn-helix domain-containing protein; the protein is MTMSDSGKRLKITTLGHFAVVNGSSCISHSCGRSRKIWDLFKLLLVHHDRVLMPESIVEQLWPEKPYDDARGAVRTLVHRLRSVLGEDMDYIKFTQGGYTFSLYHDVWLDIHVFENTCRQARQLAKQGLMPEAVHLYKQGLSLYQGDLLPECPYSDWLLPHRGHYHSLYVQAVAELAVLLDEQHSYAELEEEVTRALMVDYYEETLHLILLQTLLREGKFTQAKWHYEKVTSVFYREMGLKPSAAMKGLLRLILGQETENNRAAAEHVPILDAVPCQEESRGALLCEREVFRVICSLESRRAERTGSTGQVAVLAVTQAHISDSLLGEKGDEGHVLEKLLRAVLRKGDVLCRDGLHQFFVLLPATTYEQAQSIIRRVEDAAKERGLLLRRRLQPLSAS